ATGGTGTGTAGTGTTGATTCTAATGACTTATTTAAAGTATAACGTAAAATCATTACTGGACGAATATGTTGTAAAAAGGGCAATTTTAAGCTTTCATCACTATTATTAAATCTCCATTTAAATTCAGGGAATGAAATGTTTTTATACTTATTTTCCCAAATGTATTTCAAATCAAATTCATAAATGGGCATCATATTTGAACTTGATTTGTCAACAATTAATGTGGCAAACTGCTCATATTTTTTCAGGTTTAATTTCTTTTGGCCTTCATTATCTACTCTATAATATTCCCGACCGAATATTCCTCGAGGTCTTGCAACAAAAGGAGAGTATTTTACTATATTTGTGAAATCTTTTTCGATTAATAATAAAGCCGTTTTTAATTTCCCATCAATATCACTATCTTCAATTTTATTTGAACTATTGAAAATATAAGCAAAATCTTCAACGTTTACTAATAAATTACGAGATTTCTTCTCTTTATAAACAGCTAAAATTTTCTCAATTACCATTAATAAGTGTGATTTACGTAATGTTGACATGCTATGCAGGCTATTTATATATGAGAAATCATGCTCTAAGTAATCAAAATAGGCATCGCCTTCAATGTTCGTACTACGAGCAGCGCGTCCAATTTCTTGTATATAATCACATACATTACCTGTAGGTGCAAAATGATATACGTTATTAATATCCTTAATATTTATTCCCATACCAAATGCTTTTGTAGCAAACATTACTTGATTTTCACCGGATTGGAATTTATTAGAGTTTGAATGTTTTTCTTCCTTTTCGAGCTTCCCATGATATTTAGTTGTTTTTTTGTATAACATTGGATGAGAACTCTCTAGATAGCTCATGAATGTATCAATTAAAGGTACAGTTGGAAAATAAACAAGTACTTTTTCGTTTTGCGAAACAAGTTTTTTTATTCTTTTAGTCATTAAATCAAACTTAATCTTACGATACTCATTTAGTGTCATTTTCTTTTCTGCAGCTTGAAGGTGAATATCTATATCATCGCGACGAACTTTTCCTAAATAGATAATGGGATCTACTAAGCCTAAACTATCACGAGTTTCTTTATACATATCTTCTTCACCACCATAAATGGCTGTAGCAGTAAATGTCGCAATTGGGAAAGGCATTTCTTTGCGAAGTTTCTGCAAATATGTACCTAAATACCAATAATCTGAACGGAAAGCTTTTCCCCATGTAGTGACAATATGTGCTTCATCAATAACAAAAAGTCCTACTTTTGTTTTATCACCAATTAAGTATCTTATATCTGAACGATTTATTAATGTTTCCGGAGAAATATATAGTATTGCAATTTCTTGATTTGCGATCCGACGTTGGATATCAATTTTTTCCGCAGGAGTAATATTAGAGTTTATGGTTGCAACATGTTTAATGCCACTTTCTTTTAATCCCTCAACTTGGTCATTCATCAAACCAATAAGAGGAGAAATTACTATGGTTAAATATTTATGTTTTTCGTGTAATATTAAAGCTGGTAATTGAAACATTAAAGATTTACCTGCCCCAGTGGATGATGTAACAAAAATATCACGTAAGCTACCTGTATTTCTTGCATTTCCTACTTGTTCTAAAATATCATCAATAATCTGTGATTGCTGTATGTTAATTGTTTCTTTTGATGTTTCAGGGTCGCAATACATTTCCAGGGAATTAAATGATGAATATCCAAAATACTTATCTAAGTAAGGAATATATTCCCGTTCATTGACACTTTTTTTAGTGAGTGCATGTTTAGTGAAAGAAAATAGTAGATTTTCACGTAATAGTTGAATAATTGCTAATCGTTGTAAATAATTGTTGTTGAATGCATCAAAATTTGTAGAGTGTACTATTTCTACATGCTTAATATTCTGGTTATTTAAAAGATTTAAGGTGAATTGAATAAAGTCGGTATCATCTTCAGATAGACTATATGTGATATCATAATTGTTTAAACCCAGATCATGCATTTCAAGGTTAGTATCAATGTTGTAATATGGTATCCATTCAATAGCATCTAAATCTGTAGTATATGCTGCAAATAGTTTAGAGTGTATTAATTTCAAGCTATTATAAAATTCTGATACATACTCGAAATTTTCGGATTTTATATTTTCATCTTCATCTTCAAAATCTAGCAATAGTTGTTGAGAGTCTTCGAAGCTATAAAAAATAGGGAAAATTCTATCATAAAAATTATTAAAAATAAAATGGGTATTGAAAAATGTTTCTATTTGTCCTTTAAAACAAAATTGATATTCTTCCATAGTTACCCATAAAAAAGGTACCTGCAGTTGGCTTTTTGTTAAGATCAGTTGGAGAATTTCACTTGATTTTTGCAACCGATTTAGATCAGTGGGAAAAGGGTAATCAAGAAATTTGTATGCAAATAGCTTAGAGACTTGTTCCGGCTCAAAACCGATGAAAACTACTAAATCTTTTTTTTCGGAATCTACTGAGGCTAACTTAATTTTAGATGAAATAACTTCTTCTAGTAAAATAGTATTCATACAATACACCTCTCAAAATGATATGATATAATTCATTATAACTATAAAAAGAATATTCTGGAAGTGATAGGATGAGGAATAGGGAAGTTAAAAATGATGATTTAGAATTTAGTTTGTTAAGTTTTATTGAAAAACATCAAAAGGAAAAACACCTTGATACAATCAATATGTTTAATTCTTTTAAAGATAATATATTCTTATTAAGTGAATTAGAGGATTCGAAAAATGAAGAATATTGTATGGGATTGATTAATCAGATAGTTAAAAATAACCAACGTCTTGTACAAAAAATTGCCAATAAATATAGAGGGCAATCAGGTACACTTAATTACGAGGATCTTGTAAATGAAGGGAATCTTGGATTGTTAAAGGCTATTGAAAAATTTGATGTATCAAAAGAAATACAATTTTCTACTTATGCTACTTGGTGGATAAGACAAGCGATTACTCGAGCAATTGCAAATAAATCATTAAATGTGCGAGTACCAGTTCAACGTTTCGAGAAAATCAGGAAAATGCGTAAACTGGAATCTAAAATGGTCACAAATTCTGATTATAATTTTGAAGCCATGTTAAACGAACTTGATATTTCAAAAGAACAGTACAATGAATTAAAACTCTATGAGGTACAATTCTTTAATATGAACTCTGTTAATGCACCTATGAGTGAAAATGATGACAGTGAACTGTTGGCTTTTATAAGTGCTAATTCAAATGATAATTTTTTGTTTACGGAATCAGAAAAAGATTTTGATGTCGAACTTTCAATAAACCAAATTTTTCTCAGGAAAGATTTAGAAAAAGCCCTTTCTTCATTGACAGATCGTGAATATAATGTGCTTTCATTAAGATTTGGGTTAGGAGATGGACATGAACATACGTTAGAAGAAATAGGTTGTATATTTGGGGTAACTCGTGAACGAATTCGTCAAATTGAGGCAAAAGCACTTAACAAGTTGCGTACACCTAATAATATTAAATTAATTTATGATTATTATATTGAATAATAATTTCTGAATTTATACATATTATGAAGTTAAAGCTACAAAGGATAATCTTAGAAAAGTAAATTTTGATTAGAGTGTCATTACTAATTTAATTAATAATATATAGAAGTAATAAAAATTAATTTAACTCATCTCAAAGTGAGGTAGAAAGTATAATCCCCACTATCCGAATTCCAAACCCTCTTCACAACGGAAGAAGAAAACTATATAAAAGAAGCAATGAAGCAGTTTAACACCTAGTTAAACTGCTTTTCCATTATAATAGAAGAAAAACCAAACGGAGGAAAATCCCATGCCAACCTACAACAAACTAATCAGAAACAAAATCCCACAAATAATAAAAGCTAACGGAAAAACCCCCACAACAAGAATCCTACCCGAAGACGAATACATAACCGAAATCTGTAACAAAACACAAGAAGAACTAACCGAATACCTAGAAGCAACAACAAAAGAACATAAACTCGAAGAACTATCCGACCTACTAGAACTAATCAACGCCCTAGCCGAACACGAAGGCACAACACTAGAAGAAATCAACAACATCCGTAAAAAGAAAGCGAAAGAACGAGGCGGCTTTTCAAATCGAGTCTTCTTAATGGAAGTAACCGATAACTAGCACCTCATAATCCCCTTACAAGCACCTACCAAGTAATAAATCACTAAGAAAAAACATAACAAAACAAAAACAACTACAAACACCGTAGTAGTAGTCAAAAAAAATTTTGAAATAACACGCCAAAAACCCACCCCTCCTTCCTATATATAGTACATAGAGGGAATTTTCATTTTTGAATGGAGACGGGAGGGATTGGGATGGCGGTGTATCGTAATGTGCAGGTGAATTTTTGGCAGGATGATTTTGTTTTGGATTTGACGCCGGAGGAGCGGTATTTTTATGTTTACTTATTAACTTGTTCGAAGACGACGCAATGCGGGATTTTTCCTTTTCCGAAGCGGTTAGCTGAGATGGAGACGGGTTATAACAGGGAGACTGTTGATAAGCTTGTGCAGCGCTTTGTTGATTATGGGAAGATTCTTTATGATGCGGATACGCGGGAGTTATTCGTTTTGAATTGGCTTCGTTATAATCCGGTGACGAATACGAATGTGGAGAAGTGTGTGCTTCGTGAGCTTAAGGGTGTGAAGAATAAGGAGTTTGTACATATGTTTCTTCAGAAGTGCGTAGAGGAGGAACTGAATGTTCCGATGCTTTTAGCTCATTTCGGTATGCCGAGTGATTTGGCGGTTCATGATGTTGATCCGGTTTGTGAAGAGGCGGAAGAAGAGGTTATAGAGGAAGAGACGGGAAGTCGCGTGTTTTCTTTTTATGAGCAACATTTTGGTAGTTTGTCTCCGTTTGCGGTGGAGGAACTGAGTGCGTGGCTGGTTGATTTGTCAGAGGAGCTTGTGCTGAAGGCTCTTCAAATTGCATTTGAGAATAATAAGCGAACGGTTGCTTATGTGAAAGGGATTTTGCGTGGCTGGCACGGGAAGGGATTTACGAAAGTGTCGGAGGTTGAGGCGGATACGGCTCAGTTTAGGAAGAAGGAGTCGTCTGTTAGTACTGGGGAGACGGAGGAGTTTTTGACGAGGTGCGAGGAGTGGGAGAAGAATGCACTGTCAGAGGAAGAGTTGCAGCGCTTTTTAGCGGAACGCGGGTGGCGGCCATGAGTATTCAAAATATGGAGGCGGAAAAGACGGTGTTAGGTTCTCTTTTAATTGATGGGGAGCTTATTAAGGAGTGCCGTTTGACGGAGCATTATTTTTCTATGCCGGTGCATAAGTCTATATTTCGGTTAATGCGAAAAATTGAAGATGAAGGGCAACCAATTGATCTTGTGACGCTCGTTTCTCGGATGAATCCTAATTTTTTGGAGAATATCGGGGGAATGGAGTATTTTATAGCATTAATAGAGGGTGTGCCTACGACTAGCAACTTTTCTTATTATGAGGGGCTTGTTCGAGGTGCGTGGAAAATGTATCAGGCTGGCGTTCTCGGGCACAAGATGGGAGAGCGTCTTATTGCGGAGAAGAATGAGAAAATTATTGGTGAGACGATTACGGCGCTTTGTGAGTTAGAGGAAAAGGACTATGTATGTGAGTTTGATTTGAAGGATGCTTTAGTTGGGCTATATGAGGAGCTTCATCAAGATACGAAAGAGAATACTGGTATTGAGACTGGTTATACATCGTTAAATAAGATGACGTGCGGATTGCAGGAAGGTGATTTTGTCGTTCTTGGAGCGCGTCCTTCTATGGGAAAAACGGCGTTTGCGTTAAATATTGCACTGCATGCGGCGAAGTCTGGAGCGGCAGTTGGATTGTTTTCGTTAGAGATGAGTAGTAAGCAATTGCTAAAAAGGCTGGCGTCTTGTGCGGGCGAAGTGTCAGGAGGTAGGCTGAAAAATCCGAAGCATCGTTTTACGATAGAAGACTGGGAAAAGGTGAGTAGGGCGTTTGCGGAGATTGGTGAGTTGCCACTTGAGATTTATGATAAGGCAGGCATTACAATGCAAGATATTTGGATGCAGACTCGTAAGTTAAAGAGGAAGCACGGTGATAAAAAGCTGTTAGTTATTGTAGATTATTTGCAGCTTATTACGGGCGATCCGAAGCATAAGGGTAATCGATTTCAAGAGATTAGTGAGATTTCTCGTAAGCTTAAGTTATTAGCGCGTGATTTACATGTTTGTATAGTAGCATTGTCACAATTGTCTCGTTCCGTAGAATCACGTCAAGATAAGCGTCCGCTTTTATCGGATTTAAGAGAGACGGGACAAATTGAGCAAGATGCGGATGTCATTATGCTTATGTATCGTGAGGATTATTATGATAAGGAAACGATGCAGAAAGAGATGACGGAGATCCATGTGGCGAAGCATCGGAATGGACCTGTGGGTAGTTTTAAGCTGAGGTTTTTGAAGGAGTTTGGGCGGTTTGTGGAAGGGGGGAATTAAGTGCTGAGAAAAAAGTTGCGAATCATTATATTACTTGTTTTGGTTGTCGGAATAGGCGTAATTGGTTATAGATTACTAGGCCCTTTTATAGATGGGCGAAGTATTATTATAGCCATACTGCTTTTACAGATCTTTCAAATGAATCGATTGGAAAGATGAAGCTTCATGATAATATTTCTAAAGATTCTTTTAGAGAACAATATGGTGAGCCTATCGGCAAGAAAGAGAACGTATTATATGATTATTACTCTTGGGAGAACGGAGTAGAAACGGCTTCGATTATGAAAGGAAAAGAGAAGGGGAAGATTGTTCGTTTAATAATTGGAGAAAATACAGACCTTAAGACGGCAAAAGGGATCGGGCTTGGTAGTACGAAGCAGGATGTTATTAATTCGTACGGTTCGAATTATTATGAACGGACGGAACAGGGTACTACTATTATTGGCTATGCTGATCATAAACTTCATATAACAATTGAGTTTTGGTTAGGAGAAGGGAAGGTAGGGCATATTCGTTTGGACGATGCGGATGTTGAATAAGAGCAGTGTTTATATTACGCCTTTTTTATGTCTTGTGACATAATGTGACAAATTTTGAGTCGGAGCTTTGTTAAGATTGGCTTGGGAATATTGCGTTATATGTAATGGGAGGTAATTAAAATATTAAAAAAGTTAGGGATAATTGTTTGAGGTAGTGCTTTGGGATTAAATTTAGTAGCTTGTGATGATTCTATAAAAGAAGCTGCTAATAAGACAGGTGATCCTTTAACTGGTGACGGTGGGGATACATACGAAGATGGGATCGCGAAGTTTGGAGAACCGGATAATAAAGCGGAATCTCAAGCTGGGGATATTAAAATGATTATTGCTAGATGGTCAAAAAATATTAATGGTGACCTTGGAGCGAATGTTAATGTTACATTTACTGAAAAAGATGGACAAAAACTTGCTACGAGCAAAGCACAAATGGGAATGAAATAAAGGAAGGATAGGATATTCAAAATGAAACGTACAACAGAATTTGTATTAGGACTTATTGGTGGTATTTTCGGTATTTTATGCGCATTTATTGCGTTATTTATTGGTGGGCTTGGTTCTGCTTTAGATGCGGATGGAGCCAATACACTTATCGGTTTAGGATGGGGAAGTGTTCTTCTCTCTATATTAGGAATTTGTGGATCTGTTGTAGTGAAGAATAGAGCTAAGCTTGGCGGTGCGATGATGACAATCGCTGCAGTTGGTGGATTAATTTGTATTTCTTTCTTTTATATTTTACCAGCCATTCTCCTATTTATTGGTGGGCTAATGGGGATTTTGCGTAAAGAGAAAGTGCTAGTTTCTGCATAATGAAGGGGAACTGTTATATGCAGTTCATCTAGTCTATGTAAAACAATAGGTTGAAAATCTAAATGCCCGACTATTATATGGAATAATAGTCGGGCATTTGTTTTTTCTAATGAACCGCAGATGTATGTAGTTACCTATTCTATATTCTTTTTATAACTCACCCGCAACAACCCCTTAAAATCCACCTCAGCAATCAACACACTTAACAGTATAAGCGTTGCCCCTAAGTATCCTTTCCCTGTGAGCGTTTCACCTGTGAAGAAGAAGGCAAACCCTGCGGAAAAGACAGGTTCTAATGAAAAGATAAGTCCTGTATGTGTAGGCGTAGTGTATTGCTGGGCGATAACTTGCACAATGAATGCGACTGCGGTGCAAAATATGCTTAAGGCTAAGATGATCAGCCATGAGTCGATAGTGCCAGGAAGTTTTGGGGTTTCCATCACTAATGAAAAAATAAGACTAAATAGGCCGACAAAACCAAGTTGTACTACCCCAAGTGCAATTGAATTCACATGTTTCGTTACGCTTCCAGTAATGATGACGTGAATCGCATAAAATAAGGCAGACAGTATGCAAAAGATATCGCCGTTACCGATCTTGAATTCACTAGTTAATGTTAGTAAGCCGATTCCTATTATCGTTAACACAATTCCTAATATAACTTTCTTTTCAGGAATGTGTTTTAAAAATATAGCTGATAATATTGGAATGAAAATGACTGTGAGACATAGTAAGAAACCTGCATTAGATACACTTGTATACTTTGTACCGAATGTCGCAAAAATATAGACGATAAATAAAACGGAAGCCAATATAAATGCATATTTTACAGTTTTAAAATCAACTTTGAATAAATGTTTGTAAAATATTAAACCTGATAAAAGAAAGGCAATAATAAATCGTAATGCGATTAAATTATATTCTTCTATGTCATCAAGTCCAAGCTTTGTAAGTAGGATGGATGCACCCCAAAAAAATGTAACTAGTAGTAGCATTAAATCAGCTTTTAATTGAATTCTCATTTCTATTCCCTCGTTATGTATAATTTGTAATACCCGTAGCTCCATTGTTTATTTTAATATTAATTCTGAATATTTGGAACAAAAATTTATCGACGCATTTTTCTCCATCAAATGGTGTGGAATCAAAAACGAAATCATACCAATTGATGGACGATGTGATGAAGCCTTTTAATCCTCTTTTGAAGCGATTTTATGAGTAGCTTGGAAGAGCGATGGTGCGAGTTGGGAAAGATGGATATTCCCATTCGGTTATTGAAAGTTCGGATTTGAAGAAGCTCGGTATGTAATAGTATGTATATAAAAAAACGCCTATTTCATATGGGCGTTTTTTTGATGTTGAAGTTATTCCTTTTCAAACTGAAAAATATCCCGATTAATGAGTTGGTGGAAATGTTGATCCATTTCTGCCGCAGAAACTTTTCTTTCATTTTGAAACCACCATGTGCTTAATGAGGTGATTACTCCTGAATAAAATTCAGTGATTAAATCATTTGGCATCGTATGGTTTTTGCAAAGTTGATTTAACGCTTCTGTTTCTTGTTTTCTTGTTTCGTGACTTAAATAATGTATGCGGCTATTAAATTGTTCATCAGACATTTGCGTCTCTAATATTTTACCGATTTCTTCATGATGTAGGAATTGTTCCATTACTTGAAATGGCTTACTTAAACGATATGAAATCGGTATTTCAGCAATCATCGTTCCATATCGTTTAAATCCAAATGCTAATAAAGCATCTTTATCTTCAAAATGTTTATAAAAGGTTGTTCGGTGTACCATCGCGCGATCACATATTTGGTTAATGGTGATAGAACTATATTTCTGTTTTGATTGCGTCATTAATTCAAATAAGGAATCCCACAGTAATTTATGTGTACGTCTAATACGTAAATCAAGCTGTTTTTCACTATCGTTCATCTACAATTCTCCTTTTTTGTAGATTAAATATACAATGGTTTTAAATTGATTCTCCCTTTTTAATCTACATATGTATATTATATTACATGTGTTCCGGTTTATCCCGCATTAACGGGCAGTAAAACTCCCACCTCAAAATTCGGCTGGAGCAAAGAAGTTAGGTGGGAGATCAACTGCCCGTAAAAGCCCGATTGGTTCAACTAATAATCAGTGGGGGATGAACAACCCCCCCACTGATTAAAGTTTCACTTTATATAAAGCATTTTAAGTAAAAAACAGGAGGAGAATCAATACATGAATATGACAACTAAGAGCCCTGCAAGTGGCAAAGTTGATACTTCTAATATGAAACATACGCCCATTTTAATTGCATTACTTTTAGGGGCAATGGTTGCATTATTAAACGAAACATTACTTGGTAATGCGTTAACGGTATTAATGAAAGAATTTGACGTAACAGCTTCAACAATCCAATGGCTTTCTACAGCATACATGTTAGTAGTGGGTGTGCTGGTACCGATTACAGCGTTACTTCAGCAATGGCTCACAACGAGACAAATGTTCTTGATCGCTATGGTAACATTTTTAGTCGGTACATTAATTGCGGGATTTGCACCGACATTTTCCGTTTTATTAGTCGGCCGTATCGTCCAAGCAGTAGCGACGGGGTTAATTTCACCGTTATTAATGAATACGATTTTAATTATTTGTCCACCTGAAAAACGTGGTGCCACGATGGGGTTAATCGCACTCGTTATGATGTCAGCTCCAGCAATTGGTCCTACATTATCTGGAGTAATCGTTGATTCATTGAATTGGCGCTGGTTATTCTACTTTGTCGTTCCAATCGTAATTATTTCCATTGTAATTGGAATGAAGTACATTCAAAATGTTTCAGAGTTAACAAGGCCAAAAGTAGATTATCCATCTATTCTTTTATCGACGTTAGGATTTGGCGGGATTGTGTATAGCTTTAGTGCATCAGGTGACTTAGGGTGGTCTGATCCGAAAGTGTATGGTGTTTTAATTGTTGGGCTTATATCACTATGTATTTTTGTCGTGCGACAATTAAAAATCGATAATCCAATTTTAGAACTACGTGCTTTTAAAGTTCCGATGTTTACAATATCAGTTGGATTAATCGTCATTGTTATGATGTCGTTATTTTCAACGATGACTTTATTACCGATGTTCTTGCAAACAGTTTTACTCGTTACAGCTTTTAAATCAGGAATTATAATGCTTCCGGGAAGTATTATTAGCGCCATAATGGGACCAATCGCAGGTAAACTATTTGATAAATTTAGCCCGAAAGTTGTTATCGTTCCCGGTATTGTGTTAGTAGGGATTGCAATGTTCTTATTTAAAGGCATTACTCCTGACACATCAATGGTACAAATTATTATTATGCATAGCGTATTAATGGTTGGACTCATGTTTGTAATGACAGCACAAACATACGGTTTAAATCAATTAACACCAGATTTATATCCGCACGGAACAGCACTGTTTAATACGTTACAGCAAGTAGCTGGCGCAATTGGTACGGCTATCTTTATTTCGAAAATGTCTTCAGGAACAACTCAGTATATGGAAAGCTCAGCAAATCCAATGGATCTAGTAGAGAAGTTAAACGGTTTAACATCTGGATTCCAAGGTGCATTTACACTAGGGTTAATCTTTATTGTTGTTGCTTTTATCGTATCGCTATTCTTAAAAGAAGAGAAAAAGGGAGTAGAAGCAGCGGGGGTTTTACAGAACGAAAATTAAGGTTCATATATGAAAGCTATGGTAAAGTTTTCAAAATAAAAAGGAGGTGTCACTGAGTCAAATAAATCGACTTATAGGACAGCTCCTTTTAAGTTTTAGGAACTAAAGATGCTTCAATGATGTATCGATCTGGAGCATCGCCGATGTAGTTGAAAGGGTAACATGTTGTTAATGTTAATGTCGGTGTATCTTTCTCTACAATAACGGTACGATCTTCCGCGTCTGTTATCCAATGTTTGTTAATGTTGTATGTATAGGTATTATTTTCGTATTCTACAATAAGTTGGTCATTTTCTTTTAGCTGATCTAGTTCGGTAAATACAGTATCTCGATGGCCACTTAAAACTGTATGGCCATTTCCAGATGGTGCAGTCGTTAATTCACTTACAAACATGCCCACACCTTTTTTTAGTACTTTATCGTCAGCTCCCCAATATATGGAGTATTTCTTTTGTATTTTAGGAATGATTAAATATGCTACTTTTTGACCTAATTGATGATTTACTTCTGAAGACGGAATTTGCACAATTTCTTCGTGGGTTTGAGGAGTTTCTATTGTATCGTTCTTGTCTTCAGGAGGTGCTGTGATTGGTGTTTGAGTTTCGTATTTCTTTATTTCACTAGATGCTAAAGATTCGGCCGAGCTTCTAGCACTATACCATTCTATAAAACAATAAGAAAAAATCGAAATTCCAACTATAAATAAACATAACCCTATCCATTGATTTATTTTCATTTATATCACTCCATTTTAAAAGGACAGGGGAATCCTGTCCTTTAAAGGAATTATTTTACGCGTTTGTTTTTTTACGACGGAACATTAATACAGATCCAATTGCAGCTAAACCTAAGCTTGCTAACATCATTGTAACACCATTTGATGCTGTGTTTGGCAATTTTTCGCCTTGTTTTTTGTTTTCTGTTTTCACAGCTGTATTTGTGTCTTTCTTTGTTTCTTTTGCAGTTGTTTGAGTTTTAGTTTGTTCTTGCTTTTTGTTTTCTTGTTTAGCAGGTTCCTGTTT
This Bacillus mycoides DNA region includes the following protein-coding sequences:
- a CDS encoding DEAD/DEAH box helicase, whose protein sequence is MNTILLEEVISSKIKLASVDSEKKDLVVFIGFEPEQVSKLFAYKFLDYPFPTDLNRLQKSSEILQLILTKSQLQVPFLWVTMEEYQFCFKGQIETFFNTHFIFNNFYDRIFPIFYSFEDSQQLLLDFEDEDENIKSENFEYVSEFYNSLKLIHSKLFAAYTTDLDAIEWIPYYNIDTNLEMHDLGLNNYDITYSLSEDDTDFIQFTLNLLNNQNIKHVEIVHSTNFDAFNNNYLQRLAIIQLLRENLLFSFTKHALTKKSVNEREYIPYLDKYFGYSSFNSLEMYCDPETSKETINIQQSQIIDDILEQVGNARNTGSLRDIFVTSSTGAGKSLMFQLPALILHEKHKYLTIVISPLIGLMNDQVEGLKESGIKHVATINSNITPAEKIDIQRRIANQEIAILYISPETLINRSDIRYLIGDKTKVGLFVIDEAHIVTTWGKAFRSDYWYLGTYLQKLRKEMPFPIATFTATAIYGGEEDMYKETRDSLGLVDPIIYLGKVRRDDIDIHLQAAEKKMTLNEYRKIKFDLMTKRIKKLVSQNEKVLVYFPTVPLIDTFMSYLESSHPMLYKKTTKYHGKLEKEEKHSNSNKFQSGENQVMFATKAFGMGINIKDINNVYHFAPTGNVCDYIQEIGRAARSTNIEGDAYFDYLEHDFSYINSLHSMSTLRKSHLLMVIEKILAVYKEKKSRNLLVNVEDFAYIFNSSNKIEDSDIDGKLKTALLLIEKDFTNIVKYSPFVARPRGIFGREYYRVDNEGQKKLNLKKYEQFATLIVDKSSSNMMPIYEFDLKYIWENKYKNISFPEFKWRFNNSDESLKLPFLQHIRPVMILRYTLNKSLESTLHTIFNTLEKLSEFFGNQALTGTFFKQEDLGNFISRRFKIDKELADSKAQVFLQAMSRTNNFTGNSNVKNVISENDLRGYKVGPNYTDFFNQIKMLITQFIKPDYCISTEEGTYELFVGKNQPDIIEKITVVFGILEAFIGLNYQTRGGSSPEIYIRINSTLMLESISKNPNKYKNHILQGIYDKHAISNEMLKYIFRKQFETQEFWDLIEDYFLGRIPPKVQESIKAKRKKKAKS
- a CDS encoding sigma-70 family RNA polymerase sigma factor gives rise to the protein MGLINQIVKNNQRLVQKIANKYRGQSGTLNYEDLVNEGNLGLLKAIEKFDVSKEIQFSTYATWWIRQAITRAIANKSLNVRVPVQRFEKIRKMRKLESKMVTNSDYNFEAMLNELDISKEQYNELKLYEVQFFNMNSVNAPMSENDDSELLAFISANSNDNFLFTESEKDFDVELSINQIFLRKDLEKALSSLTDREYNVLSLRFGLGDGHEHTLEEIGCIFGVTRERIRQIEAKALNKLRTPNNIKLIYDYYIE
- a CDS encoding nucleoside triphosphate pyrophosphohydrolase, translated to MPTYNKLIRNKIPQIIKANGKTPTTRILPEDEYITEICNKTQEELTEYLEATTKEHKLEELSDLLELINALAEHEGTTLEEINNIRKKKAKERGGFSNRVFLMEVTDN
- a CDS encoding DnaD domain-containing protein encodes the protein MAVYRNVQVNFWQDDFVLDLTPEERYFYVYLLTCSKTTQCGIFPFPKRLAEMETGYNRETVDKLVQRFVDYGKILYDADTRELFVLNWLRYNPVTNTNVEKCVLRELKGVKNKEFVHMFLQKCVEEELNVPMLLAHFGMPSDLAVHDVDPVCEEAEEEVIEEETGSRVFSFYEQHFGSLSPFAVEELSAWLVDLSEELVLKALQIAFENNKRTVAYVKGILRGWHGKGFTKVSEVEADTAQFRKKESSVSTGETEEFLTRCEEWEKNALSEEELQRFLAERGWRP
- the dnaB gene encoding replicative DNA helicase, yielding MSIQNMEAEKTVLGSLLIDGELIKECRLTEHYFSMPVHKSIFRLMRKIEDEGQPIDLVTLVSRMNPNFLENIGGMEYFIALIEGVPTTSNFSYYEGLVRGAWKMYQAGVLGHKMGERLIAEKNEKIIGETITALCELEEKDYVCEFDLKDALVGLYEELHQDTKENTGIETGYTSLNKMTCGLQEGDFVVLGARPSMGKTAFALNIALHAAKSGAAVGLFSLEMSSKQLLKRLASCAGEVSGGRLKNPKHRFTIEDWEKVSRAFAEIGELPLEIYDKAGITMQDIWMQTRKLKRKHGDKKLLVIVDYLQLITGDPKHKGNRFQEISEISRKLKLLARDLHVCIVALSQLSRSVESRQDKRPLLSDLRETGQIEQDADVIMLMYREDYYDKETMQKEMTEIHVAKHRNGPVGSFKLRFLKEFGRFVEGGN
- a CDS encoding DUF4064 domain-containing protein, encoding MKRTTEFVLGLIGGIFGILCAFIALFIGGLGSALDADGANTLIGLGWGSVLLSILGICGSVVVKNRAKLGGAMMTIAAVGGLICISFFYILPAILLFIGGLMGILRKEKVLVSA
- a CDS encoding DMT family transporter — encoded protein: MRIQLKADLMLLLVTFFWGASILLTKLGLDDIEEYNLIALRFIIAFLLSGLIFYKHLFKVDFKTVKYAFILASVLFIVYIFATFGTKYTSVSNAGFLLCLTVIFIPILSAIFLKHIPEKKVILGIVLTIIGIGLLTLTSEFKIGNGDIFCILSALFYAIHVIITGSVTKHVNSIALGVVQLGFVGLFSLIFSLVMETPKLPGTIDSWLIILALSIFCTAVAFIVQVIAQQYTTPTHTGLIFSLEPVFSAGFAFFFTGETLTGKGYLGATLILLSVLIAEVDFKGLLRVSYKKNIE
- a CDS encoding TetR/AcrR family transcriptional regulator; its protein translation is MNDSEKQLDLRIRRTHKLLWDSLFELMTQSKQKYSSITINQICDRAMVHRTTFYKHFEDKDALLAFGFKRYGTMIAEIPISYRLSKPFQVMEQFLHHEEIGKILETQMSDEQFNSRIHYLSHETRKQETEALNQLCKNHTMPNDLITEFYSGVITSLSTWWFQNERKVSAAEMDQHFHQLINRDIFQFEKE